From Spirosoma agri, one genomic window encodes:
- a CDS encoding ABC-F family ATP-binding cassette domain-containing protein, translated as MISITNLSYYLGSRALYENASLHIKPNQKIGLIGLNGTGKSTLLRIIYGEYQPDGGIISKAGDVSIGFLNQDLLSYQTEDSILSVAMQAFARQNELQKQIDALLHEMETNYRDELVDKLGKVQEEFDALDGYTIQSRAEEILEGLGFSTDDLQKPLKLFSGGWRMRVMLAKLLLQKPSLLMLDEPTNHLDLPSIQWVEKYVQNYEGAVIVVSHDREFIDNVVDTIVEVSGAKLNYYAGDYSYYMEEKALRNEIQKGAFENQQAKIRQTERFIERFKAKASKAKQAQSRVKQLERMELVDDVIDSNARVNFKFNFSQQPGRHILHLDDISKAYGEKRILTRSTARLERGDKVALIGANGRGKSTLLRIISGSEPIDGDRLLGYNVSFSFYAQHQLESLRVEDSMLDELKQANPTKSDGELRGVLGCFLFSGDDVFKKIKVLSGGEKSRVALAKVLLSQANFLLLDEPTNHLDMQSVNILIQALQQYEGTYVVVSHDRYFVSQIANKIWYIEDEQIKEYPGTYDEYEWWQEERKAQGYVPSKQPADNSKTLPVPSPAPATNGHAQHGNGKPATNGRASDEERKEWHKTLKNLNRQAQESETKIGQLEERKKWLETELANPATYGDDKLMQAKNDEYRHVTAQINQLQDEWETAMLEAEEWEKKLA; from the coding sequence ATGATTTCCATTACAAACCTCTCGTACTATCTTGGTAGCCGGGCTCTTTATGAAAATGCCTCGCTACACATTAAGCCTAATCAGAAAATTGGTCTGATCGGTCTTAATGGAACTGGCAAGTCCACGTTATTGCGCATCATCTATGGGGAATACCAGCCCGACGGCGGTATCATCTCCAAGGCCGGTGATGTGTCGATCGGTTTTCTGAACCAGGATTTGTTGTCCTATCAGACCGAGGACTCGATTCTGTCGGTAGCGATGCAGGCTTTTGCGCGTCAGAACGAACTGCAAAAACAGATCGACGCGCTGCTCCATGAAATGGAAACGAACTACCGGGATGAACTGGTCGACAAGCTGGGTAAAGTACAGGAAGAGTTCGATGCGCTCGATGGCTATACAATTCAGTCCAGAGCGGAAGAAATTCTGGAAGGTCTTGGCTTCTCGACCGACGATTTGCAGAAACCATTGAAACTGTTTTCCGGGGGCTGGCGGATGCGGGTTATGCTCGCTAAACTGCTGTTGCAAAAGCCATCGCTGCTCATGCTCGATGAGCCAACCAACCACCTGGACTTACCGTCGATTCAATGGGTTGAAAAATACGTTCAGAACTACGAAGGTGCCGTTATTGTGGTTTCCCACGATCGCGAATTTATTGATAACGTAGTCGATACGATTGTTGAGGTGTCGGGCGCTAAATTGAATTACTACGCGGGTGACTATTCCTATTATATGGAGGAAAAGGCACTGCGTAATGAGATTCAGAAGGGCGCATTCGAAAACCAGCAGGCAAAAATCCGGCAGACAGAACGCTTTATCGAACGATTCAAGGCAAAGGCTTCGAAGGCCAAACAGGCACAGAGCCGGGTCAAGCAACTCGAACGAATGGAGCTTGTTGACGATGTGATCGATAGCAATGCCCGCGTCAATTTCAAGTTTAACTTCTCGCAGCAACCGGGTCGGCATATTCTGCATTTAGACGATATTTCGAAGGCTTACGGCGAAAAACGGATACTGACCCGCTCCACTGCCCGGCTCGAACGGGGCGATAAAGTGGCCCTGATTGGCGCTAATGGACGCGGTAAATCGACACTGTTGCGTATCATTTCGGGGTCGGAACCTATTGATGGTGATCGACTGCTGGGCTACAACGTGTCATTTAGCTTCTATGCCCAGCACCAGCTTGAGTCGCTTCGGGTTGAGGACTCGATGCTCGACGAACTCAAACAGGCCAACCCAACGAAATCGGATGGCGAACTGCGGGGGGTGCTCGGCTGCTTCCTGTTTTCGGGCGACGATGTGTTCAAGAAAATAAAAGTGCTGTCGGGGGGGGAGAAGTCCCGCGTGGCGCTCGCGAAGGTGTTGCTGTCACAGGCGAACTTCCTGCTGCTTGACGAGCCGACCAACCACCTGGACATGCAATCGGTCAATATTCTGATTCAGGCGTTGCAGCAGTATGAAGGCACGTATGTGGTTGTGTCCCACGACCGGTATTTCGTGTCGCAGATCGCCAACAAGATCTGGTACATTGAAGATGAGCAGATCAAAGAATACCCCGGCACGTACGACGAGTACGAGTGGTGGCAGGAAGAGCGTAAAGCGCAGGGGTATGTTCCGTCTAAACAACCCGCCGATAATTCAAAAACACTGCCCGTACCCAGTCCGGCCCCAGCTACGAACGGCCATGCGCAACACGGAAACGGGAAGCCGGCTACGAATGGTCGGGCATCGGACGAGGAACGGAAAGAGTGGCACAAGACCCTTAAGAACCTGAACCGTCAGGCGCAGGAGTCGGAAACTAAAATTGGTCAGTTGGAAGAGCGCAAGAAATGGCTTGAAACTGAACTCGCTAACCCAGCTACCTATGGTGATGATAAATTGATGCAAGCCAAAAACGATGAATACCGGCACGTAACGGCGCAAATCAATCAGCTACAGGATGAGTGGGAAACCGCCATGCTCGAGGCTGAAGAATGGGAGAAGAAGCTGGCGTAA
- a CDS encoding PA0069 family radical SAM protein, whose protein sequence is MGEYKKGRGAQVNTANSFANYQYELDNEQESYGDDLPKPSLKTQFFDETSKQIISRTTSPDVGFTASVNPYQGCEHGCIYCYARPSHEYWGFSAGLDFESKIMVKKNAPMLLDRQFQARSYKPEVIHFSGNTDCYQPAERTYQLTRRMLQLCLHYRNPVSIITKNALILRDLDILKSLAELNLVSVAISITTLNEDLRLLMEPRTVTATQRLRTIHTLHESGIPVGVMTAPIIPGLNDHEIPKLVEQAAEQGACWAAYTIVRLNGALGPLFTDWLRQAFPDRADRILHQIADCHGGQLNDSRFETRMTGEGQFARHIAQLHRISCQKYLAGRQPPQLTTALFRPAGQIGLFE, encoded by the coding sequence ATGGGGGAGTATAAAAAGGGTAGGGGAGCGCAGGTCAATACCGCTAATTCGTTTGCAAATTATCAGTATGAACTGGATAACGAACAGGAATCGTATGGCGATGATTTGCCTAAACCATCGCTGAAAACACAGTTTTTTGACGAAACGTCCAAGCAGATTATCAGTCGCACGACTAGTCCGGATGTTGGCTTTACGGCTTCGGTTAATCCTTATCAGGGATGTGAACACGGCTGCATTTACTGCTACGCCCGACCGTCACACGAGTACTGGGGCTTTTCGGCGGGGCTGGATTTTGAAAGCAAAATCATGGTGAAGAAGAATGCGCCCATGCTGCTTGACCGGCAATTTCAGGCACGTTCGTATAAGCCGGAAGTCATTCATTTCTCGGGTAATACGGATTGCTATCAACCCGCCGAGCGTACGTACCAGCTCACTCGCCGTATGCTTCAACTCTGCCTGCATTACCGAAATCCAGTTTCGATCATTACCAAGAACGCGCTCATTCTTCGCGATCTGGACATTCTGAAGTCACTCGCCGAACTGAATCTGGTTAGCGTAGCTATATCGATAACAACGCTGAACGAAGACTTGCGCCTGTTGATGGAGCCGCGTACCGTTACGGCTACCCAGCGACTGCGCACCATTCACACGCTGCACGAATCGGGTATACCGGTAGGCGTTATGACGGCACCCATCATTCCTGGCCTGAACGATCACGAAATACCCAAGCTTGTGGAACAGGCCGCTGAACAGGGTGCCTGTTGGGCGGCTTATACGATCGTCCGGCTCAATGGGGCCCTTGGGCCGTTGTTTACCGATTGGCTCAGACAGGCTTTTCCAGACCGTGCCGATCGTATCCTCCATCAGATCGCTGATTGTCATGGAGGACAGCTCAACGATTCCCGGTTTGAGACGCGTATGACCGGTGAAGGTCAGTTTGCCCGGCACATTGCCCAGCTACACCGTATTTCCTGTCAAAAATACCTCGCCGGACGCCAGCCACCCCAACTGACCACTGCTCTGTTTCGCCCTGCCGGACAGATCGGCTTGTTTGAATGA
- a CDS encoding thioredoxin family protein has translation MHYLVQQLRRSIGISFLLTWISVGIAHGQTTKQGSTTGVHFLTGSLQQAIAAAKTARKPLFIEVYLTGCPHCEALAPILNETPVGNFYNANFISWKTEANSQESKTLQNTKGIAYLEFPVLLFLDSGGNVIHLATPSERTNKQEFIDQVIQLGRTALNPQQRTAGYAARFQAGERNLNFLIDFAKHCKTIKDTAQLHQITDALNTLLVLPQDRTSLIGFYVLQRLTDDIDSPLATYFFTHLNEFSAKYQAKDVKEAGEGIIFKTLYGPKGDTYPAAKVVQMREYMVALGVPANEAAPRTLLKELDAHLRARNTTAAVERFNEYRQQIPTLKLPDYAYLMHYFNEKATDNTYLSSMPIWAADGLKLIEPGQQNTKQVADLYYELALAYQKMGQKTEALAAAQKGVDIARKAKLDTKRYEEQVASLK, from the coding sequence ATGCACTATCTGGTACAACAACTTCGCCGATCGATCGGGATCAGCTTTCTACTAACGTGGATTAGCGTTGGCATTGCTCATGGTCAAACTACCAAACAGGGATCGACGACTGGCGTTCATTTTCTAACAGGGAGCCTCCAGCAGGCAATTGCAGCCGCTAAAACGGCTCGTAAGCCGTTGTTTATCGAAGTCTACCTGACCGGTTGCCCCCACTGTGAAGCCTTGGCTCCTATTCTCAACGAGACGCCAGTGGGAAATTTCTACAACGCTAACTTTATCAGCTGGAAAACGGAAGCCAACTCGCAGGAATCCAAAACCTTACAAAACACGAAGGGTATCGCTTACCTTGAATTTCCCGTTCTGCTATTCCTCGATTCGGGTGGCAACGTGATTCATCTGGCGACCCCTTCCGAACGTACGAACAAACAGGAATTCATCGATCAGGTCATTCAACTCGGTCGTACAGCGCTGAATCCGCAGCAACGAACAGCAGGCTACGCAGCCCGTTTTCAGGCGGGTGAACGTAACCTGAATTTTCTGATCGATTTTGCCAAACACTGCAAAACGATAAAAGACACCGCTCAGCTGCACCAGATCACCGACGCCCTGAACACGCTGCTGGTACTCCCGCAGGATAGAACCAGTCTGATTGGTTTTTACGTTCTGCAACGGCTCACCGACGACATCGATAGTCCGCTGGCGACCTACTTCTTTACGCATCTCAACGAGTTTTCGGCGAAGTATCAGGCGAAAGACGTGAAAGAAGCGGGTGAAGGCATCATCTTCAAAACGTTATATGGCCCCAAGGGCGATACCTACCCGGCGGCTAAGGTTGTACAGATGCGGGAGTACATGGTTGCCCTGGGCGTACCGGCCAACGAAGCTGCTCCCCGAACATTACTGAAAGAACTGGACGCTCACTTACGAGCCCGGAACACCACGGCCGCTGTTGAACGCTTCAACGAGTACCGCCAACAGATACCAACCCTGAAACTCCCCGACTACGCTTATCTGATGCACTATTTTAACGAGAAAGCGACTGATAACACGTATCTGTCATCCATGCCGATCTGGGCAGCCGATGGACTCAAGCTCATCGAACCAGGCCAGCAAAATACCAAACAGGTAGCTGATCTGTATTACGAGTTGGCATTGGCTTATCAGAAGATGGGTCAGAAAACCGAAGCGCTCGCTGCGGCTCAAAAGGGCGTTGACATAGCCCGTAAAGCTAAATTGGACACGAAGCGGTATGAGGAGCAGGTTGCTTCGTTGAAGTGA
- a CDS encoding AMP-binding protein has translation METNGSGEQSNKTIIHYFYEWERLQPYKLFLCQPIGDSFVDITWGEAGRQIRIMATYLNSLGLPPKSTIGLVSKNCAHWLIADLAILISDHVSVPFYPTLTGPQLRQVLEHSECSVLFVGKLDDWTSLKTGIPDEVHKIAFPSYSSAVPAITDQAIQWDEIMATYEPMSGNPLPKPADLFTIVYTSGTTGKPKGVMLSYDAMAQALEKTRQQMVSDLPETRFFSYLPLCHIAERNIVEAIGIATGGTIYFAESLDTFAKNLASARPTHFLAVPRIWTRFQLGILAKIPQKKLDWLLRMPILSGIVTRKIRQGLGLDDAKLILTGAAPMPISLLLWFRRLGIRIQEAYGMTENLGAVSMMPADQVKDGTVGRVNEGMAVRTDPITGEIMTRSRWNMVGYYREPALTAATLKDGWLYTGDVGELDSDGFLRITGRVKEMYKSPKGEYIAPAQLEFGFADNNHIEQICVTGQQLPQPIALVVLSEAARKNDRPTITLSLEKTLKGLNQRVHTYERVKKLIVVKEPWTVENNRMTPTMKMKRNSIDDHYGNQYEPWFSREEVVVWEE, from the coding sequence ATGGAAACGAACGGCTCAGGTGAGCAATCAAACAAAACGATTATTCATTATTTCTATGAGTGGGAGCGGCTACAGCCTTATAAACTCTTTCTGTGTCAACCCATTGGCGATAGCTTTGTCGATATAACTTGGGGCGAAGCCGGTCGGCAGATACGGATCATGGCAACTTACCTGAATTCGTTGGGCTTGCCGCCGAAGAGTACCATTGGACTCGTTTCCAAAAACTGCGCACACTGGCTTATTGCCGATCTGGCGATCCTGATAAGCGACCACGTATCGGTGCCGTTCTACCCGACACTTACGGGGCCGCAGCTAAGACAGGTGCTTGAGCATAGTGAGTGCAGCGTTCTGTTTGTCGGGAAGCTGGATGACTGGACGTCGCTAAAAACGGGCATTCCCGACGAGGTACACAAAATAGCCTTTCCATCGTATTCATCCGCTGTCCCAGCCATAACCGACCAGGCCATTCAATGGGATGAGATCATGGCTACGTATGAGCCGATGAGCGGTAATCCACTGCCGAAACCAGCCGATTTATTCACAATCGTTTACACCTCCGGTACAACAGGCAAGCCGAAAGGTGTCATGCTTTCGTACGATGCAATGGCTCAGGCTCTGGAAAAAACGCGTCAGCAAATGGTTTCTGATCTTCCCGAGACAAGGTTCTTTTCGTATCTGCCTCTGTGCCATATCGCGGAACGGAACATCGTGGAAGCCATCGGCATTGCTACCGGCGGAACGATTTACTTCGCGGAGTCACTCGACACATTCGCCAAAAATCTGGCTAGCGCCCGCCCGACTCATTTTCTGGCCGTTCCCCGCATCTGGACGCGTTTCCAGCTGGGAATTCTGGCAAAAATACCACAGAAAAAACTAGACTGGCTGTTACGGATGCCTATTCTGTCGGGTATCGTTACGCGAAAAATACGGCAGGGACTGGGTCTCGATGATGCGAAGTTGATTCTGACCGGGGCGGCCCCTATGCCGATTTCGCTACTGCTCTGGTTCAGGCGATTGGGTATCCGTATTCAGGAAGCGTACGGAATGACCGAAAACCTGGGCGCGGTGTCGATGATGCCCGCAGATCAGGTGAAAGACGGAACCGTTGGCCGCGTGAATGAGGGCATGGCCGTACGAACCGATCCCATAACGGGTGAGATCATGACGCGTTCCCGCTGGAACATGGTTGGCTATTATCGGGAACCCGCCCTGACGGCGGCAACGCTGAAGGATGGCTGGCTCTACACGGGCGACGTTGGCGAACTGGACAGCGACGGTTTTCTGCGCATCACGGGTCGCGTTAAAGAAATGTACAAAAGTCCGAAGGGTGAGTACATTGCCCCGGCGCAACTCGAATTCGGGTTTGCCGATAATAACCACATTGAGCAGATCTGCGTCACGGGCCAGCAGTTGCCCCAACCCATCGCACTTGTCGTGCTGTCCGAAGCGGCCCGGAAAAATGATCGGCCAACGATTACGCTGAGCCTGGAAAAAACGCTGAAAGGGCTGAATCAGCGGGTTCATACCTACGAACGGGTCAAAAAACTCATCGTGGTGAAGGAACCCTGGACGGTTGAAAACAACCGGATGACGCCCACCATGAAAATGAAGCGCAACAGCATAGACGATCATTATGGCAACCAGTATGAACCCTGGTTCAGTCGGGAAGAGGTCGTTGTCTGGGAGGAGTAA
- a CDS encoding NAD(P)/FAD-dependent oxidoreductase — MAADVGFFMNSSAIQSNRFLNNAVLWGNCWFIVRSMRHIVILGNGISGITAAREIRKQCDDQITVVSAETDHFFSRTALMYVYMGHLEFHHTKPYEDWFWAKNRIELVRAEVTGMDVDAKHIQYADGQRLSYDVLILAVGSKPNFFDWPGQNLRGVQGLYGKPDLDRMEADTKGIQQAVVVGGGLIGIELCEMLRSRGIQVTFLVREDRFWKSVLPTDESALVTRHIKQHHINIRIDTELAEIIGDGAGRVSAVVTKAGEEIPAQFVGVAVGVSPNVDFLKNTPLQIDRGILVNAYLETNLPDVYAIGDCVQHRTPPDGRKPVEQIWYTGRQMGETVARTIVGKPTTYQPGVFFNSAKFFDIEYQTYGHVPARPPEDEQSFYWEHPKGTIALRINYRRRDQTVVGVNSFGIRQRQDVWQQWILDGKSIQYVLEHLPQANFDPEFSKQYESLIIAQFNAENPEHKFRIKAKRGLFSLFRG, encoded by the coding sequence ATGGCTGCCGACGTTGGCTTTTTTATGAATTCGTCGGCCATCCAATCGAATCGCTTCCTGAATAATGCCGTACTTTGGGGAAACTGCTGGTTTATTGTTCGCTCTATGCGCCACATCGTTATACTGGGTAATGGCATTTCCGGGATTACGGCTGCCCGTGAGATCCGCAAGCAGTGCGATGATCAAATTACGGTCGTCTCCGCCGAAACGGACCATTTTTTCTCGCGAACGGCCCTGATGTATGTGTACATGGGGCATCTGGAATTCCATCACACAAAACCGTATGAGGATTGGTTCTGGGCCAAAAACCGGATCGAACTGGTTCGGGCGGAGGTGACGGGTATGGACGTTGACGCAAAACATATTCAGTATGCCGATGGTCAGCGGCTTTCGTACGATGTGCTGATTCTGGCCGTCGGATCGAAGCCTAATTTTTTCGACTGGCCGGGTCAGAATCTGCGGGGTGTGCAGGGGCTCTACGGAAAACCCGACCTCGACCGGATGGAAGCCGATACGAAAGGAATTCAACAGGCGGTGGTTGTGGGGGGCGGGCTGATTGGTATTGAACTGTGTGAAATGCTGCGTTCACGGGGTATACAGGTTACGTTTCTGGTGCGGGAAGACCGGTTCTGGAAGAGCGTATTGCCCACCGATGAGTCAGCCCTGGTGACCCGGCACATCAAGCAGCACCATATCAATATCCGTATCGATACGGAACTGGCCGAAATCATTGGCGATGGTGCCGGTCGGGTTAGTGCCGTTGTCACAAAAGCTGGGGAAGAAATTCCGGCCCAGTTTGTGGGCGTAGCCGTTGGGGTTAGTCCTAACGTTGATTTTTTGAAAAACACGCCGTTGCAGATCGATCGGGGTATTCTGGTCAATGCGTATCTGGAAACGAACCTGCCCGACGTGTACGCTATTGGCGACTGTGTGCAACACCGAACCCCACCCGATGGCCGAAAACCGGTGGAGCAGATCTGGTATACCGGTCGCCAGATGGGCGAAACTGTTGCCAGAACGATCGTTGGTAAACCGACCACTTATCAGCCGGGTGTTTTCTTCAATTCAGCAAAATTCTTCGACATCGAGTATCAGACGTATGGCCATGTGCCTGCCCGGCCTCCGGAAGACGAACAATCATTCTACTGGGAACATCCGAAAGGAACCATTGCTCTACGGATCAATTACCGACGGCGTGACCAGACCGTTGTTGGCGTAAATTCATTCGGCATCCGGCAGCGACAGGACGTTTGGCAGCAGTGGATTTTGGATGGCAAATCAATCCAGTACGTACTGGAACATCTGCCGCAGGCAAATTTCGACCCCGAGTTTTCCAAACAGTACGAGTCGCTGATCATTGCACAGTTCAATGCCGAAAATCCGGAACATAAATTTCGTATTAAGGCAAAGAGAGGGCTGTTTAGTTTGTTTAGGGGTTGA
- a CDS encoding aminotransferase class V-fold PLP-dependent enzyme, giving the protein MTQSRRHFMRQLSAAAAGPLVLPDWTETNALDHVKQSPANLKSPQEWAQDEDFWAWVKTEFTVSPNVLNLNNGGVSPQPKSVQDAHIRFYQYANEAPSYYMWRVLDQGREALRSKLADLSGCLPDELAINRNATEGLNTVIFGLNLKAGDEVVLTKQDYPNMINAWKQREKRDGIKLVWLNLDLPSENEDELVARYVKAFTPRTKVVHVTHIINWVGQIMPVRKVADAAHAKGIEVICDGAHSYAHLDYKIPDLGCDYYATSLHKWLCAPFGSGMLYIKKDKIKNVWALLSNTEPDGTDIRKFESLGTRSFASEMAIGTAVDFHQAIGSARKHARLHFLKNYWAERVRELPGVHVHTSLKPEWAGAIALFSIDGMKTTEVDGQLFGSHKIHAVGIDWENIHGVRVTPHVYTSLKDLDRLVAAIAGMAAKQKKS; this is encoded by the coding sequence ATGACTCAATCGCGTAGACACTTCATGCGGCAGCTCAGTGCGGCAGCAGCCGGTCCCCTGGTCTTGCCCGACTGGACGGAAACAAACGCGCTGGACCACGTAAAGCAGTCTCCTGCCAACCTGAAATCACCGCAGGAGTGGGCGCAGGATGAAGATTTCTGGGCGTGGGTCAAAACGGAATTTACCGTGTCGCCTAATGTGCTGAACCTGAATAACGGGGGTGTGAGTCCACAGCCAAAATCGGTACAGGATGCCCACATTCGATTTTATCAGTATGCGAACGAAGCACCGTCATACTACATGTGGCGGGTTCTGGATCAGGGACGCGAAGCACTGCGGTCGAAGCTGGCTGACCTTTCGGGCTGCCTGCCCGACGAACTGGCCATCAACCGGAACGCGACGGAAGGACTGAACACGGTCATTTTCGGGCTGAATCTCAAAGCCGGTGATGAGGTCGTATTGACCAAACAGGACTATCCGAACATGATCAACGCCTGGAAACAGCGCGAAAAACGCGATGGCATCAAACTGGTCTGGCTTAATCTAGACCTGCCTTCCGAGAACGAAGACGAACTCGTTGCCAGATACGTGAAGGCTTTTACGCCCCGGACAAAGGTGGTTCACGTGACGCACATCATCAACTGGGTCGGTCAGATCATGCCCGTTCGTAAGGTTGCCGATGCAGCCCACGCCAAAGGCATCGAAGTTATCTGCGACGGCGCGCATTCGTACGCTCACCTCGACTATAAAATTCCCGATCTCGGTTGCGATTATTACGCCACCAGTCTGCATAAATGGCTCTGTGCACCGTTTGGCAGCGGGATGCTGTACATCAAAAAAGATAAGATCAAAAACGTGTGGGCCCTGCTGTCGAATACCGAACCCGACGGTACAGACATCCGAAAATTCGAATCACTGGGAACCCGGTCGTTTGCGTCTGAAATGGCCATCGGTACTGCCGTTGATTTTCACCAGGCTATCGGATCGGCGCGCAAGCACGCCCGGCTGCATTTTCTCAAAAACTATTGGGCCGAACGGGTTCGTGAACTGCCGGGTGTTCATGTACATACGTCACTTAAGCCTGAATGGGCGGGGGCTATCGCGCTGTTCTCCATCGATGGGATGAAAACAACGGAGGTTGATGGTCAGCTGTTTGGCAGCCATAAAATTCACGCGGTAGGTATCGACTGGGAAAATATTCACGGTGTTCGGGTCACTCCCCACGTATACACGAGCCTTAAGGACCTCGACCGGCTGGTGGCGGCTATCGCCGGTATGGCCGCTAAACAGAAGAAAAGTTAA